From a region of the uncultured Desulfatiglans sp. genome:
- the rlmN gene encoding Dual-specificity RNA methyltransferase RlmN, whose translation MIEISGMDSRETEACAEVLAIKPYRARQVRHWIFKRLARGFDEMTSLPKDLRARLAGECRFSSLKTADLQVSRDTTRKVLFRLSDGFFIESVLIPERDHWTLCISSQAGCAMGCRFCLTARQGFHRNLSPAEIVDQVLEVKRSMEDPDQLTNLVLMGMGEPLANYENVKKAVGILTADEGLNFSHRKVTLSTCGLVPVMRRLGREMTVNLAVSLNAADPETRDFLMPVNRRYPLPELLAACREFPLPNRRMITFEYILMEGVNDSDRDAERLASLLRGIRAKINLIPLNPHPESPFKPSSMERILQFQEVLIQRRYTAIIRKSKGQDILAACGQLSGQYEEHEARSGSGPDQILQA comes from the coding sequence ATGATTGAGATCTCCGGAATGGACAGCCGCGAAACGGAGGCCTGCGCCGAGGTCCTCGCCATCAAGCCCTATCGGGCAAGACAGGTGCGCCACTGGATCTTCAAGCGCCTCGCGCGCGGATTCGACGAAATGACCAGTCTGCCGAAGGACCTGCGCGCACGCCTCGCCGGCGAATGCCGGTTTTCGAGCCTCAAGACCGCCGATCTTCAGGTTTCCCGGGACACCACCCGCAAGGTCCTCTTCAGGCTCAGCGACGGATTCTTCATCGAGTCGGTCCTGATCCCCGAGCGAGATCACTGGACCTTGTGCATCTCCTCGCAGGCGGGGTGTGCCATGGGCTGCCGCTTTTGCCTGACCGCCCGGCAGGGGTTCCACCGGAATCTTTCGCCCGCCGAGATCGTGGATCAGGTCCTCGAGGTCAAACGCTCCATGGAGGATCCGGACCAGCTCACCAACCTGGTGCTGATGGGGATGGGCGAGCCTTTGGCCAATTATGAAAACGTCAAAAAGGCCGTTGGCATCCTGACGGCGGATGAAGGCCTCAATTTTTCGCACCGCAAGGTGACGCTTTCGACCTGCGGGCTCGTCCCTGTGATGCGCCGACTCGGGCGGGAGATGACCGTCAACCTGGCCGTATCCTTGAACGCCGCCGACCCGGAGACCCGCGATTTTCTGATGCCTGTCAACCGGCGCTATCCCCTTCCCGAACTTCTCGCCGCCTGCCGGGAATTCCCCCTGCCGAATCGCCGGATGATCACCTTCGAGTACATCCTCATGGAAGGAGTCAACGATTCGGACCGGGACGCGGAGCGTCTGGCGTCCCTCCTCCGCGGGATTCGCGCCAAGATCAACCTGATCCCCCTCAACCCGCACCCGGAATCGCCCTTCAAACCGTCCTCCATGGAGAGGATCCTGCAATTTCAAGAAGTTCTCATTCAGCGCCGTTACACGGCCATCATCCGCAAAAGCAAAGGGCAGGACATCCTCGCCGCCTGCGGTCAGTTGAGCGGGCAGTACGAAGAGCATGAAGCCCGATCAGGGAGCGGACCGGATCAAATCCTGCAGGCTTGA
- a CDS encoding hypothetical protein (Evidence 5 : Unknown function) encodes MKPDQGADRIKSCRLEKLLPRKNVFRYDLIFPAPLQHPKNRQASQDKEGNSAMRLARHPMRQDSCCLKGDGKMETHGKATRAAPPN; translated from the coding sequence ATGAAGCCCGATCAGGGAGCGGACCGGATCAAATCCTGCAGGCTTGAAAAGCTCTTACCACGCAAAAATGTTTTCCGCTATGATCTGATTTTTCCCGCGCCCCTTCAGCACCCAAAAAACCGTCAAGCCTCACAAGACAAGGAAGGCAACTCCGCAATGCGCCTGGCCCGACACCCTATGCGGCAGGATAGTTGCTGTCTGAAGGGTGACGGAAAGATGGAGACCCATGGGAAGGCCACCCGGGCGGCTCCGCCCAACTGA
- the hisI gene encoding Phosphoribosyl-AMP cyclohydrolase, giving the protein MTIKLNFSKGNGLLPAIAQDHRSGKVLMLAYINQEAWDMTLKTGEVHYWSRSRQELWHKGGTSGHVQKVKEIYADCDNDTVLFRVEQVGGAACHTGYDTCFHQQVDAFGNVTIVGKKIFDPEKVYGK; this is encoded by the coding sequence ATGACCATCAAATTGAATTTTTCGAAAGGAAACGGCCTTCTTCCCGCGATCGCCCAGGATCATCGCTCGGGCAAGGTCCTGATGCTCGCCTACATCAATCAGGAAGCCTGGGACATGACTCTCAAGACGGGGGAAGTCCATTACTGGAGCCGCTCCCGCCAAGAGCTCTGGCACAAGGGCGGCACCTCCGGCCATGTGCAGAAGGTGAAGGAGATTTACGCGGACTGCGACAACGACACGGTCCTTTTCCGCGTCGAACAGGTCGGGGGCGCCGCCTGCCACACCGGCTATGACACCTGCTTCCATCAGCAGGTCGATGCATTCGGCAACGTCACTATCGTAGGAAAGAAGATATTCGATCCTGAAAAGGTATATGGAAAATGA
- the hisG gene encoding ATP phosphoribosyltransferase: MSTLKLGIPKGSLQNATINLFEKSGWKINVNDRSYFPDINDETIACSICRAQEMSRYVESGTIDAGLTGKDWIEENESDVVVVDDLVYSKVSANPARWVLAVPADSDIRRLEDLEGKKIATELVNFTRRFFEQHGINVKVSFSWGATEAKVVSGLADAIVEVTETGSTIRAHGLKIIHELMQTNTRFIANRESYADPWKRAKIEQIILLLKGALRAEHLVGLKMNLPLDKKEAVIALLPSLNAPTIAGLHNTDWVSVETVVDTRTVRDLIPRLLQAGAQGIIEYNLNKVI; encoded by the coding sequence ATGAGCACGCTCAAACTCGGCATCCCCAAGGGGAGCCTCCAGAACGCTACGATCAATTTGTTCGAAAAGTCGGGATGGAAGATCAATGTAAACGATCGCAGCTACTTCCCCGACATTAATGACGAAACCATCGCCTGCAGCATCTGCCGTGCGCAGGAGATGTCCCGCTATGTCGAAAGCGGCACCATCGATGCCGGACTGACCGGCAAGGACTGGATAGAGGAAAACGAATCCGACGTCGTGGTCGTGGATGATCTGGTCTATTCGAAGGTGAGCGCCAATCCTGCCCGGTGGGTCCTGGCCGTGCCGGCGGACTCCGACATCCGCCGCCTCGAAGACCTAGAAGGCAAGAAGATCGCCACCGAACTGGTCAACTTCACCCGCCGTTTCTTCGAACAGCACGGCATCAATGTCAAGGTCTCCTTCTCCTGGGGCGCCACCGAGGCGAAGGTCGTCTCGGGCCTCGCCGACGCGATCGTGGAGGTCACCGAGACCGGCTCGACCATCCGCGCCCACGGGCTGAAGATCATCCACGAACTCATGCAGACCAACACGCGGTTCATCGCCAACCGGGAAAGCTACGCGGACCCGTGGAAGCGCGCCAAAATCGAGCAGATCATCCTGCTTCTCAAGGGCGCCCTGCGGGCCGAACACCTGGTCGGCCTGAAGATGAACCTCCCGTTGGACAAGAAGGAGGCCGTCATCGCCCTTCTGCCCAGTCTGAACGCCCCGACGATCGCCGGGCTCCACAACACCGACTGGGTCTCGGTCGAGACGGTGGTGGATACCCGCACCGTGCGGGATCTCATCCCCCGGCTGTTGCAGGCGGGCGCCCAGGGGATCATCGAATACAATCTGAACAAGGTCATCTGA
- a CDS encoding putative aspartate aminotransferase 2 (Evidence 3 : Putative function from multiple computational evidences), protein MARISRRTLDIPPFIVMDILEKAQQMEKAGRDIVHLEIGEPDFTTPPCICDAAVKAIARGETHYTHSLGLLVLREAICRHHLQAYGVSVTPEQILVTSGTSPALFMIFAALLEPGDEIILSDPHYPCYPNFARFIGAEPVFVRCSEEDGFQLRADAIQKAVTRRTRAVLINSPANPTGNLLDSDRMKEIAGLGLPIVSDEIYHGLVYGHPAHSILEFTRNAFVLNGFSKRYAMTGWRLGYIIAPPEFIRPLQKVQQNLFISAGSISQWAGVAALEEAAADVQRMVEIYDERRRYMIDRIQKMGFRLPVEPAGAFYLLVNARHLGEKSYDLAFEILEKAGVGVTPGIDFGANVEGYLRFSYANHLDRIKEGLDRLERFIETR, encoded by the coding sequence ATGGCGCGCATCAGCAGGCGCACCCTCGACATACCGCCCTTCATCGTCATGGACATCCTGGAAAAGGCCCAGCAGATGGAAAAGGCCGGCCGGGACATCGTCCATCTCGAGATAGGCGAACCCGACTTCACGACGCCTCCGTGCATCTGCGACGCAGCCGTCAAAGCCATAGCCCGGGGAGAAACGCACTACACGCACAGTCTGGGCCTCCTGGTCCTCCGGGAGGCCATCTGCCGCCACCACCTGCAGGCCTACGGCGTTTCGGTGACCCCGGAGCAGATCCTCGTCACATCCGGGACTTCTCCTGCCCTCTTCATGATCTTTGCGGCGCTCCTCGAACCAGGCGATGAGATCATCCTGTCCGACCCTCACTACCCCTGCTATCCGAACTTCGCCCGGTTCATCGGGGCGGAGCCGGTCTTCGTGCGCTGCTCCGAGGAGGATGGCTTTCAACTGCGCGCGGACGCCATTCAAAAGGCCGTCACCCGAAGGACCCGCGCCGTTCTCATCAACTCCCCGGCCAACCCGACCGGCAACCTTCTCGACTCGGACCGGATGAAAGAGATCGCCGGTCTCGGACTGCCCATCGTCTCGGATGAGATCTACCACGGCCTGGTTTACGGCCATCCGGCTCACTCGATCCTGGAGTTCACCCGCAACGCCTTCGTCCTGAACGGCTTTTCCAAGCGCTACGCCATGACCGGGTGGCGCCTCGGCTACATCATCGCACCACCCGAGTTCATCCGTCCACTCCAGAAGGTTCAGCAGAACCTCTTCATCTCAGCTGGCAGCATCTCCCAGTGGGCAGGGGTGGCGGCGTTGGAAGAGGCTGCAGCGGACGTCCAGAGGATGGTCGAGATCTATGACGAGCGTCGGCGCTACATGATCGACCGGATCCAGAAAATGGGGTTCCGTCTTCCCGTCGAGCCTGCAGGCGCCTTTTATCTCCTGGTCAACGCCCGGCACCTCGGAGAGAAATCCTATGACCTGGCCTTTGAAATCCTCGAGAAGGCAGGGGTGGGCGTTACACCCGGGATCGACTTTGGAGCCAACGTAGAGGGGTATTTACGCTTTTCCTACGCCAACCACCTGGACCGCATCAAGGAAGGGCTGGATCGGCTCGAACGCTTCATCGAGACCCGTTGA
- the engB gene encoding putative GTP-binding protein EngB (Evidence 3 : Putative function from multiple computational evidences), which translates to MDAAFVKAAYRKDQFPPPDRPEVAFAGRSNVGKSSLINVLVNRRGLARTSASPGRTQAINFFRLDDAFYLVDLPGYGFAKVPLSVKESWRRMVEEYLLNRSNLAAVVVILDIRRDPAPGDKELLEWLEAYGIPALPVLTKADKLSRNQAQGRLRDIATSLSGLLPMPPILFSAKTRQGRDEIWKAIHSLAAGPRDYSSLNRPSSNP; encoded by the coding sequence ATGGATGCCGCTTTCGTCAAGGCCGCCTACCGGAAAGATCAATTTCCCCCGCCCGACCGGCCCGAAGTCGCGTTCGCGGGGCGATCCAACGTGGGCAAATCATCCCTCATCAACGTCCTCGTCAACCGGCGCGGGCTCGCCCGCACGAGCGCAAGCCCAGGCCGCACCCAGGCCATCAACTTCTTTCGGCTCGACGACGCCTTCTATCTCGTGGATCTGCCCGGCTACGGCTTCGCGAAGGTCCCGCTTTCGGTCAAAGAATCCTGGCGGCGGATGGTGGAGGAATACCTGCTGAACCGCAGCAATCTGGCGGCTGTGGTAGTCATTCTGGATATACGGCGGGACCCTGCCCCAGGGGACAAGGAGCTCCTGGAATGGTTGGAAGCCTATGGGATTCCGGCGCTCCCGGTCCTGACCAAGGCTGACAAGCTCTCCAGAAACCAGGCCCAGGGGCGCCTGCGGGACATCGCCACGAGTTTGTCAGGGCTCCTCCCCATGCCGCCCATCTTGTTTTCGGCCAAAACCCGCCAAGGCCGCGATGAGATCTGGAAGGCGATTCATTCCCTCGCTGCAGGCCCGCGCGACTATTCGTCTTTGAACCGCCCGTCGTCCAACCCGTAG